From Penaeus monodon isolate SGIC_2016 chromosome 42, NSTDA_Pmon_1, whole genome shotgun sequence, one genomic window encodes:
- the LOC119598913 gene encoding M-phase inducer phosphatase-like, with translation MTVLGQRLRSAGLVQLLLFPLLHTGLPRVLQDSPSANSVFEDAMAAGGMCGEEGYSRQIFESRARQLLEDALASYTGGFYDLHRPRDSYLRPALHREGVQDSRSEFSSKFPSMKSSRSETLPFSLPDSRKSPPKTLGRETSLAKVTAAEPPHTQTPDVHTPRNETPDAKTIVTKTQVVEAIHKEKIPGGLILPTKTLDDQTLHAKTVPDDRTFSINTQDAQSLRAKAQNTTSTTATKTQGVAKTSLTKPSHAKPSLSDPQDKPRPPRIRRSCGGSFVVFPFLVFLIGTLSSSINIINNINNNNNNNNNNNNNNNNNNDNNNMNGRSFDAGRLLNSSLDFETLLSNSNFKGVERSQGTPRKQTRSKRSPVRRARSASRKREADSNLLLKPVYNFLHASTSLMLNAVESSFNDNTRSYFAALKFNRNFVE, from the coding sequence ATGACGGTACTGGGGCAACGCCTTCGATCAGCTGGACTAGTACAGctgctcctttttcctctcctacacACAGGACTGCCTCGTGTGTTGCAGGATTCTCCAAGTGCGAATAGCGTCTTTGAGGATGCCATGGCTGCTGGAGGTATGTGTGGAGAGGAAGGATATTCTCGGCAGATCTTTGAGAGCAGAGCAAGGCAGCTGTTAGAAGATGCCCTTGCCTCCTACACGGGAGGTTTTTACGACCTACATCGCCCCAGAGATTCATATTTAAGACCTGCCTTGCACCGGGAAGGCGTCCAAGATTCAAGGAGTGAATTTAGTTCTAAGTTCCCTAGCATGAAATCCTCGCGCTCTGAGACTCTTCCCTTCAGCCTCCCAGACTCGAGAAAGTCCCCTCCCAAGACGCTAGGTCGAGAGACGTCCCTCGCAAAGGTCACAGCTGCTGAACCCCCTCACACGCAGACCCCAGATGTCCATACTCCTCGCAATGAGACCCCAGATGCGAAGACTATCGTCACAAAGACTCAAGTGGTTGAAGCTATTCACAAAGAGAAGATCCCGGGTGGACTCATTCTCCCGACAAAGACCCTGGATGATCAGACTCTTCACGCAAAGACGGTCCCGGATGATCGGACATTCAGCATAAACACCCAAGATGCACAGTCTCTCCGCGCAAAGGCCCAGAACACAACCTCGACTACCGCCACCAAGACCCAAGGCGTCGCAAAGACCTCACTCACAAAGCCCTCACACGCGAAGCCGTCCCTTTCAGACCCACAAGACAAGCCGAGGCCACCCAGAATTCGGCGGAGTTGCGGAGGTTCGTTCGTCGTCTTTCCCTTCTTGGTTTTCCTCATCGGGACGCTGTCCTCgtccatcaacatcatcaataacatcaacaacaacaataataacaataacaacaataataacaataacaacaataataacgacaacaataatatgaatggGAGGAGTTTCGACGCAGGAAGGTTATTGAATTCGTCTCTCGACTTCGAAACTCTCTTATCGAACTCAAATTTCAAGGGAGTAGAAAGGTCACAGGGGACTCCTCGTAAACAAACGAGGTCAAAAAGGTCACCAGTGAGAAGAGCAAGGTCAGCATCACGAAAAAGAGAAGCAGACTCCAATTTGCTGCTGAAACCCGTTTATAATTTTCTACACGCGTCTACCAGTCTCATGCTTAATGCTGTCGAAAGCTCGTTTAATGACAACACGCGAAGTTATTTTGCAGCACTGAAGTTCAATCGAAACTTTGTTGAatag
- the LOC119599302 gene encoding uncharacterized protein DDB_G0287625-like: protein MLSTDTNFNQGSSDITQKLIETPSVKLDCLSSVEHFEFVRDFEDEARRILQDLEAKDASISRGRSVPQRRIRRKKKKKKKKKMEKGKRKKRRKKKGRNDTQGRTNARKRVRTHYMARDSASNFWRDPDPFLAGGLRENNTSSGIFRIEGIRKQTHEGSQSFGNTASQSHLQKRRRDVANLPASAQTHDFEEGEPRTFPDVVCRQSNTGLFSFFAFAILSLDLTANIMSTIDISVDIDIAGSAANSSTTINNTNTNTNTNENMNTNNNNNGRSFYSFDVQSSSSNPDSPRILQDSRGIGESPRILQDEGGDDYATGEAGYPPQETVEERNTLKVLLESTYERFLEVHQRVIMEQGRVHRRGFSQGFLQAWFEVVLDLYYALRE, encoded by the exons ATGCTCTCCACCGACACAAACTTCAACCAGGGGAGCTCAGACATCACCCAAAAGCTCATTGAAACCCCTTCTGTGAAGCTCGACTGCTTGTCCTCCGTCGAACATTTCGAGTTCGTACGGGACTTCGAGGACGAGGCGAGGAGAATACTGCAAGACCTCGAAGCGAAGGACGCCTCGATTTCGAGAGGCAGAAGCGTGCCTCAGcgtagaataagaagaaagaagaagaagaaaaaaaagaagaagatggagaaagggaaaaggaaaaaaagaagaaaaaagaaaggaagaaacgatACGCAAGGGAGGACCAACGCGAGAAAGCGGGTTCGAACTCATTACATGGCGAGAGATTCTGCTTCGAACTTTTGGCGAGATCCGGACCCTTTCCTCGCGGGCGGTCTGAGGGAAAATAACACGTCCTCCGGGATTTTTAGGATCGAAGGAATTCGAAAGCAGACACACGAAGGATCTCAGAGCTTTGGAAATACAGCGTCTCAATCTCATCttcagaagagaaggagagatgttgCAAATTTGCCTGCAAGTGCACAGACTCACGATTTCGAGGAAGGAGAGCCACGGACATTCCCGGAT GTGGTGTGCCGCCAGTCCAACACGGGCCTCTTCTCATTCTTCGCCTTTGCCATCCTCAGCCTCGACCTCACCGCCAATATCATGAGCACCATCGACATCTCCGTCGACATCGACATCGCCGGAAGCGCCGCCAACAGCtccaccaccatcaacaacaccaacacgaACACCAACACGAACGAGAACatgaacaccaacaacaacaacaacggccgGTCCTTTTACTCCTTCGACGTGCAGAGCTCCTCCTCGAACCCAGACTCACCGAGGATCCTCCAGGACTCGAGGGGCATTGGAGAGTCACCGAGGATCCTACAGGACGAAGGAGGCGACGACTACGCGACGGGAGAAGCAGGTTACCCACCTCAGGAGACCGTCGAGGAGAGGAACACCCTGAAGGTGTTGCTGGAGAGCACCTACGAAAGGTTCCTGGAGGTTCACCAGCGGGTGATAATGGAACAAGGTCGGGTTCACAGGCGGGGGTTCAGCCAGGGGTTCCTCCAGGCTTGGTTCGAGGTCGTGCTCGATCTGTATTATGCTCTTAGGGAATga